A genomic stretch from Erysipelothrix sp. HDW6C includes:
- a CDS encoding DUF11 domain-containing protein, which produces MLVNDSPQWIVNGLAAGESIDVSFQVKIKALEVEDDRLIENTATAKLPDDTKEKESNTVTHEQKLSYEVHKTSDVTNNTVVDGDDIITYTITVTNTGHETLNGVIVNDPIPNHVEVLEATVSNTLSEQTVYDTHVQWVVNGVTVDEPVTLILKVKVKPMKDVGTETIVNTATYRLASDDPTDEKETETITHTQDAEYSIVKSSKVGDVEGNGVVNGGDVIEYRLTLTNDGQETLKDLSVTDDIPEFTTFKEILAIEGSGTVTSSKTGDTITWNVSDLAAGESVTLRFTVTVNNLNVNGTTSIKNMAHAQLPEQDVPKDSNETEHEQSMNYTVVKESNPDPQVDGEMVSGNDIITYSIVVTNNGSESIRNLEVLDNIPENTTFEGNITSTGDISVAGSHDTVNDRVKWTIEELEGGKSVTLKFDVRVNVLTYTGNRDIINTAQYKLPSDIEHKDTNTITHKQASEYSMVKSAEVISGSVDDTANIVDGNAVIEYTLTLTNDGHETLENLNVYDDIPEFTTFANEAGFPTNGGTFDSTAGDTGNGRVSWIVNGLEAGETITLKFRVIVDELNVPGVTEFTNSAVYHLPTDAPRDTNEITHTQDLAYEAHKTSDVAEGYVDGNQPITYTITVENKGHETLRDIVVTDKVPNNTTLKENSITSSHSATITQDTTSGTEIKWVIEAIPAGETATVTFTVNVNPMRDVTGDDDRVIENTAFVKLPEEVDETPTETIEHKQQAAYKVTKSASPVDGSSVNGGSVIRYQMVVENQGEETLRDLVVTDAIPTHTKYKVGTIDYLKQAGSPVTVAVDDTTSTLKWTIDGLKKGEKLTLSFDVIVDPLNNPESVTIENTAYSKLPDQDEEPTNTVEHHQNYGFEIKKYADPASPNAVGDIETVDGKQEITYTVEVNNTNTESIRDIVVEDVIPAFTKYKNGSIAITVTDGVSSSIDGTTSSVSGNNLRWTIAEIKPGHKALATFTVIVDVMPRLDVDGRSIENTASVKVGTQDPQETNTVVHKQQLDYAVEKSSNVTEGALVDNSDILEYTITIANNSTKETLRNFHVRDVVPSGTRYVDGSIAMDLNGTKTVNSAKTEMDWIIEEVPAGTSTTVSFKVEVLALEAQGENEITNTAYHNMEDLPEVPTNPVTHKQQAEYSIVKSSDPTSQAVTGGDEITYYLTVKNEGNETLQDLVVTDMIPEFTRYKSGSMTFTSGFDVTIDDSSETLKWTINDLAKNEVVVLEFVVIVDDLDTISERTISNVGQINLPKETPTDTNEVEHTQDLSYVLHKSSNPLPSMVDNGDTITYTIEVENTGNETLKNVLIKDEVPVGTTFVSGSMTGSHTVVEMNEGTELSWVISDIPAGDRGTVTFQVTVDPMETQGDKEIINIAYAKIPTAPDFEPSNEIKHTQQTSYTSVKSSDPVSTPTNIANVTGGQKIKYIITVENTGNETLQDLKIIDTIPEFTTYEVGSIGFTPGYDVTFDDSSTTKAWTINNLASGETVEVWFTVTVNDLELEGERSIKNAAITKLPGEPEVPGNEIEHKQELGYEIKKSSNPATTPETITMVNGGDTITYTIEVKNTKFETLKDVLVNDFIPEGTTYVSGSMTSTHSATTTESAVALEWVIAEIKANETAYVTFEVKVDPMRKVGDKAIKNTAEVKLPKEDEPTPTNEVEHKQQASYTINKSSNPVTHSLVTAGDIITYSITIENTGNDTLQDLEVTDSVPENTTYVDGSISFTPGFNVIADDSTTPFTWTINDLDKGEIVVVSFQVSVNELGSNTESSIKNTAYAGLPDEPKVPSPEVEHSQKVGYDITKSSLPVDGTRVNGGDTVTYSIAIENTEFETLNNFIVQDNIPEHTTFVPGSMTSTHSAVTTEGETLEWVVSGIKTGETAIVTFDVIVDTLTYTGERVLENTAAGKLETEIDFVETNTVTHSQKAAYTTVKTSDPVSGSIVSANDIITYTISITNTEHESLRDFIVKDAVPAGTELVANSMTSSDIANTTMTENNNELRWTFSEITSGDTVSVTFRVKVIEKPGDVTISNVAYTHLPDEPEIPTNEVEHFMNTGYVISKESNPMSGSTVKEGDEITYTIRVKNTGTSRLQNMMVQDAIPEFTTYVQGSATSSDVNAKVDESGNTLNWTISEIAPGETATVSFKVIVNKLENRNAATIRNTAFAKLETEEAFRSTNEVTHNVASPTSPVLPSTGIGNDYSGLMITGLGILVIALTKVLEKRKKKESNFAH; this is translated from the coding sequence ATGTTGGTCAACGACAGCCCACAATGGATTGTAAATGGTCTTGCTGCTGGAGAAAGTATTGATGTATCGTTCCAAGTGAAGATTAAAGCACTTGAAGTTGAAGATGATCGTTTAATCGAGAACACTGCAACTGCAAAACTTCCGGATGATACAAAAGAGAAAGAATCAAACACAGTAACACATGAACAAAAACTATCCTATGAAGTCCATAAGACAAGTGATGTCACAAACAATACTGTGGTAGATGGTGATGATATTATTACCTATACAATTACAGTAACAAACACAGGACATGAGACGTTGAATGGCGTGATTGTAAACGATCCAATTCCAAACCATGTTGAAGTTCTTGAAGCGACAGTAAGTAATACATTGAGTGAGCAAACAGTTTATGATACGCACGTTCAATGGGTAGTCAACGGCGTAACTGTTGATGAACCTGTAACGCTAATACTCAAAGTTAAGGTTAAACCAATGAAAGATGTTGGTACGGAGACCATCGTTAATACGGCGACATACCGTTTGGCGAGTGATGATCCAACCGATGAAAAAGAAACAGAAACAATTACACATACACAAGATGCAGAGTACTCAATCGTAAAATCCAGTAAAGTGGGCGATGTCGAGGGAAATGGTGTCGTTAACGGTGGTGATGTGATTGAATACCGTCTCACATTAACCAACGACGGACAGGAAACACTCAAGGATCTTTCTGTAACAGATGATATACCGGAATTTACAACATTCAAAGAGATTCTTGCAATCGAAGGAAGTGGTACGGTTACATCAAGTAAAACAGGAGATACGATTACGTGGAATGTTAGTGACTTGGCTGCGGGTGAATCCGTCACGTTAAGATTTACAGTTACTGTAAACAACTTAAATGTGAATGGAACAACATCCATTAAGAACATGGCACATGCACAACTTCCTGAACAAGATGTTCCTAAAGATTCAAACGAAACGGAACATGAGCAAAGCATGAACTACACCGTGGTCAAAGAAAGCAATCCCGATCCACAAGTGGATGGTGAAATGGTCAGCGGTAACGATATTATTACATACTCCATTGTTGTCACAAACAATGGGTCTGAAAGCATAAGAAATTTAGAAGTTCTCGATAACATTCCTGAAAATACGACATTTGAGGGTAACATAACATCAACCGGTGACATTTCAGTTGCAGGTTCACATGATACTGTTAATGATCGTGTAAAATGGACTATTGAAGAGCTTGAAGGTGGTAAGAGTGTTACATTGAAATTTGATGTTCGCGTCAATGTGTTAACCTACACAGGAAACCGTGACATTATCAATACAGCACAATACAAACTACCAAGTGATATTGAACACAAAGATACCAATACAATTACGCATAAACAAGCATCAGAATACTCAATGGTTAAATCCGCTGAAGTAATCAGTGGATCTGTTGATGATACAGCAAATATTGTTGATGGTAATGCTGTGATCGAGTATACATTGACACTAACAAATGATGGTCATGAAACACTCGAAAACCTTAATGTCTATGATGACATTCCAGAATTCACAACGTTTGCAAATGAAGCAGGATTCCCAACAAATGGTGGAACCTTTGATTCAACCGCAGGTGATACGGGTAATGGACGTGTGTCATGGATAGTCAATGGTCTCGAAGCTGGTGAGACAATTACATTGAAATTCCGCGTAATTGTAGATGAACTCAATGTTCCAGGCGTCACTGAATTTACAAACAGTGCTGTCTATCACTTACCAACAGATGCACCAAGAGATACAAATGAAATAACACATACACAAGATTTAGCGTATGAGGCACACAAGACAAGTGATGTCGCTGAAGGTTATGTTGATGGTAACCAACCAATCACATATACAATCACTGTTGAGAATAAAGGACATGAAACGCTACGAGATATTGTCGTGACGGATAAAGTACCAAACAATACAACATTGAAAGAAAACAGCATTACTTCAAGTCACAGTGCAACAATTACACAAGACACAACATCTGGAACGGAAATTAAATGGGTTATTGAAGCAATTCCTGCGGGTGAAACCGCAACGGTAACATTTACTGTAAACGTAAACCCAATGCGTGATGTCACAGGTGATGATGATCGTGTGATTGAAAATACGGCGTTTGTGAAACTTCCTGAAGAGGTGGATGAGACGCCAACTGAAACAATCGAACACAAACAACAAGCAGCTTACAAGGTCACTAAATCAGCAAGTCCAGTCGATGGATCTTCTGTAAATGGTGGCAGCGTGATTCGTTACCAAATGGTTGTTGAAAACCAAGGTGAAGAAACATTACGTGATCTTGTTGTAACTGATGCAATTCCAACCCATACAAAGTATAAGGTAGGAACGATTGATTACTTGAAACAAGCAGGTTCACCTGTAACTGTAGCTGTTGATGATACAACATCAACACTAAAATGGACAATTGATGGTTTGAAGAAGGGTGAGAAATTAACGCTTAGCTTCGATGTTATCGTTGATCCGCTCAACAACCCTGAATCAGTAACCATTGAGAATACTGCTTATAGCAAATTGCCTGATCAAGATGAAGAACCAACTAATACGGTTGAACATCATCAAAACTATGGCTTTGAAATCAAGAAATACGCAGACCCTGCATCTCCAAATGCAGTTGGTGACATTGAAACAGTGGATGGTAAACAAGAAATTACCTATACCGTCGAAGTCAACAATACAAATACAGAATCAATACGCGACATTGTCGTTGAGGATGTTATCCCTGCCTTTACAAAATACAAGAATGGCTCAATTGCCATTACAGTTACAGATGGTGTCTCATCAAGTATTGATGGTACAACCTCAAGTGTGAGTGGCAACAATCTTCGATGGACAATCGCAGAAATTAAACCTGGACACAAGGCGTTGGCCACATTTACAGTCATTGTAGATGTCATGCCAAGACTTGATGTTGATGGACGCAGTATTGAAAATACAGCGAGTGTTAAAGTTGGAACACAAGACCCACAAGAAACAAATACAGTGGTCCATAAACAACAATTAGATTATGCTGTTGAGAAAAGCAGTAATGTAACTGAAGGGGCACTTGTCGACAACAGCGATATCCTTGAATATACCATTACAATTGCAAACAATAGTACAAAAGAAACATTGCGTAACTTCCATGTTCGTGATGTGGTTCCTTCGGGGACACGTTATGTTGATGGGTCAATTGCTATGGATCTTAATGGAACAAAAACTGTCAACAGTGCTAAAACAGAAATGGATTGGATTATTGAAGAAGTTCCAGCCGGAACGTCTACAACAGTTTCGTTCAAAGTTGAAGTACTTGCGCTTGAAGCACAGGGAGAGAATGAGATTACGAATACGGCCTACCATAACATGGAAGACCTTCCCGAAGTCCCAACAAACCCTGTAACACATAAACAACAAGCGGAATACAGTATTGTAAAATCAAGTGATCCTACATCACAAGCCGTAACTGGTGGCGATGAAATCACATACTACCTAACTGTTAAGAACGAAGGTAATGAAACACTTCAAGACCTTGTTGTAACAGATATGATTCCAGAATTTACACGCTATAAATCCGGATCAATGACATTTACATCAGGATTTGATGTAACAATTGATGATTCAAGTGAAACATTGAAATGGACAATAAATGATTTAGCGAAAAACGAGGTTGTAGTGTTAGAATTTGTTGTTATTGTTGATGATCTCGACACTATCAGCGAACGTACAATCTCAAACGTTGGTCAAATTAACTTACCAAAGGAAACACCAACGGATACAAATGAAGTAGAACACACTCAAGATCTCAGCTATGTATTGCATAAATCAAGTAACCCACTACCATCAATGGTAGACAATGGTGATACGATTACCTATACAATTGAAGTTGAGAATACGGGAAATGAGACATTGAAAAATGTACTTATTAAGGATGAAGTTCCAGTAGGAACAACGTTCGTAAGCGGATCAATGACAGGATCACATACTGTTGTGGAAATGAATGAGGGCACCGAGCTAAGTTGGGTTATCAGTGATATTCCAGCAGGCGATCGTGGTACTGTTACGTTCCAAGTAACAGTAGACCCAATGGAAACGCAAGGTGATAAAGAGATTATCAATATTGCCTATGCAAAAATACCAACAGCACCTGACTTTGAGCCAAGTAATGAAATTAAGCATACGCAACAAACATCGTATACATCGGTAAAATCAAGTGACCCAGTCTCAACGCCTACAAACATTGCAAATGTTACAGGTGGACAAAAGATCAAGTACATCATTACCGTTGAAAACACAGGAAACGAAACTCTTCAAGATCTGAAGATAATCGATACAATTCCTGAGTTTACGACTTATGAAGTTGGCTCAATTGGATTCACACCAGGATACGATGTAACATTTGATGACAGTAGTACTACGAAAGCGTGGACTATTAACAATCTTGCTTCAGGAGAAACGGTTGAAGTATGGTTTACTGTAACTGTGAACGACTTAGAATTAGAAGGTGAGCGTAGCATTAAGAATGCTGCAATTACGAAACTTCCTGGTGAACCTGAAGTTCCAGGAAATGAAATTGAACACAAGCAAGAACTTGGTTATGAAATTAAAAAATCAAGCAATCCTGCAACAACACCGGAAACTATCACAATGGTGAATGGTGGCGATACAATTACCTATACAATTGAAGTAAAAAATACGAAGTTTGAAACCCTAAAGGATGTATTAGTCAATGACTTCATTCCTGAAGGTACAACATATGTTTCAGGAAGCATGACATCGACGCATTCGGCCACAACAACAGAAAGTGCCGTGGCACTTGAGTGGGTGATTGCAGAAATTAAAGCGAATGAAACAGCATACGTTACCTTTGAAGTCAAAGTTGACCCAATGCGTAAGGTAGGCGATAAAGCAATTAAGAATACGGCTGAAGTAAAACTTCCAAAAGAAGATGAACCTACGCCGACAAATGAAGTCGAACACAAACAACAGGCTTCATATACAATCAATAAGAGCAGTAATCCAGTGACACACTCACTCGTTACTGCAGGTGATATTATTACCTATTCAATTACGATTGAAAATACAGGAAACGATACACTCCAAGATCTCGAAGTCACGGATAGTGTTCCTGAAAATACAACCTACGTTGATGGCTCGATATCATTCACACCTGGCTTTAATGTCATTGCGGATGATTCAACAACGCCATTCACATGGACAATCAATGATTTAGATAAAGGTGAAATTGTTGTCGTAAGCTTCCAAGTAAGCGTCAATGAATTGGGAAGCAATACAGAATCAAGCATAAAAAATACTGCTTATGCTGGGCTCCCAGATGAACCGAAAGTACCTTCACCAGAAGTTGAACACAGTCAAAAGGTTGGTTATGACATTACAAAGTCAAGCCTCCCAGTGGACGGAACACGTGTCAATGGTGGCGATACAGTTACATATAGTATTGCAATCGAGAATACTGAATTTGAAACCTTGAATAACTTTATTGTTCAGGATAACATTCCCGAACATACAACGTTTGTTCCAGGAAGCATGACATCAACACACTCAGCTGTGACTACAGAAGGCGAAACACTAGAGTGGGTCGTCAGTGGTATTAAAACCGGTGAAACGGCAATTGTGACATTTGATGTCATCGTCGATACATTAACCTATACAGGCGAACGTGTTCTCGAAAACACCGCCGCTGGCAAATTGGAAACAGAAATCGACTTTGTTGAAACGAATACAGTGACACATTCTCAAAAAGCAGCCTATACAACTGTTAAAACGAGTGATCCTGTTAGTGGATCAATCGTCAGCGCTAACGATATTATTACTTATACAATTTCAATTACAAATACTGAGCACGAAAGCTTGCGTGACTTCATCGTCAAAGATGCTGTCCCAGCTGGAACTGAACTTGTTGCAAATTCGATGACTTCAAGTGATATCGCGAATACAACAATGACTGAGAATAACAATGAATTACGATGGACATTCAGTGAGATTACATCTGGTGATACGGTTTCCGTAACATTCAGAGTAAAAGTGATTGAAAAACCAGGTGATGTGACAATTAGCAACGTTGCCTATACACACTTACCAGATGAGCCAGAAATTCCAACAAACGAAGTTGAACACTTTATGAATACGGGTTATGTTATCAGTAAAGAAAGTAATCCAATGAGTGGTTCAACCGTTAAAGAAGGTGATGAAATCACCTACACAATCCGTGTTAAGAACACAGGAACAAGTCGTTTACAAAACATGATGGTCCAAGATGCGATTCCTGAATTTACAACATATGTTCAAGGAAGTGCAACATCGAGTGATGTAAATGCGAAGGTTGATGAAAGTGGAAATACACTCAACTGGACTATCTCGGAAATTGCTCCAGGAGAGACAGCGACGGTTAGCTTTAAAGTAATCGTCAATAAACTTGAAAACCGTAATGCAGCAACAATTAGAAATACGGCGTTTGCGAAACTTGAAACGGAAGAAGCATTCCGATCAACAAATGAAGTAACTCATAATGTAGCAAGCCCAACATCTCCAGTATTGCCTTCCACAGGTATCGGTAACGATTACAGTGGCTTAATGATTACTGGTCTTGGTATTCTCGTCATCGCACTCACAAAAGTGCTCGAGAAGCGAAAGAAAAAAGAATCAAATTTTGCTCACTAA